Genomic segment of Pararhodobacter zhoushanensis:
ACGCCGCGTTGCAGCAATTTCCGCCTTGACACGATCTTGCGTGTCCGGCATCCACTTGGCAAGAATATTGCGCAGTGGTTGCAGCAATCGGAGGCCAAGCATGACCCAGACCCCCAAGGACAAGCCCTGGCTGTTTCGCACCTATGCTGGCCACTCGACAGCGACGGCCTCGAACGAGCTGTACCGCACCAACCTGTCCAAGGGGCAGACCGGCCTCTCGGTCGCCTTCGACCTGCCCACCCAGACCGGCTATGACAGCGATCACGAACTGGCGCGCGGCGAGGTCGGCAAGGTCGGCGTGCCGGTCAGCCATCTGGGCGACATGCGCATGCTGTTCGATCAGATCCCGCTGGAACAGATGAACACCTCGATGACAATCAACGCGACAGCACCCTGGCTGCTGGCGCTCTATATCGCGGTGGCCGAGGAACAGGGCGCCGATGTCAGCCAGCTTCAAGGCACGGTGCAGAACGACATCATCAAGGAATACCTCTCGCGCGGGACGTATATCTGCCCGCCGAAACCGTCCTTGCGGATGATCACCGATGTCGCGGCCTACACGCGCGAACATCTGCCCAAATGGAACCCGATGAACGTGTGTTCCTACCATTTGCAAGAGGCCGGTGCGACGCCCGAACAGGAACTGGCCTTCGCGCTGGCGACGGCCTGCGCGGTGCTGGATGACCTGGAGGGCAAGGTTCCGGCCGAGCATTTCCCCGAGATGGTCGGCCGCATCAGCTTTTTCGTCAACGCCGGCATCCGCTTTGTCACCGAGCTGTGCAAGATGCGCGCCTTTACCGAGCTGTGGGACGAGCTGTGCCTTGAGCGCTACGGCGTCGAGGACGCCCGCTATCGCCGCTTCCGCTACGGCGTGCAGGTCAACTCGCTGGGCCTGACCGAGCAGCAACCCGAGAATAACGTCTACCGCATCCTGATCGAGGCGCTGGCCGTCACCCTGTCGAAAAACGCCCGCGCCCGCGCCGTGCAACTGCCCGCCTGGAACGAGGCGCTGGGCCTGCCGCGCAAATGGGATCAGCAATGGTCGCTCAGGATGCAGCAGATCCTCGCCTATGAGACGGACCTGTTGGAATACGGCGATCTGTTCGACGGCAACCCGGTGGTGGCCGCCAAGGTCGCCGCACTGAAAGACGGCGCGCGGGCCGAACTGGCACTGATCGACGGCATGGGCGGCGCGGTGCAGGCCATCGAGTATATGAAGGGCCGGCTGGTCGACGCCAATGCCGAGCGCATCGCGCGCATTGAGAGCAGCGAAACCACGGTCGTCGGGGTGAACCGCTTCACCACCACCGAACCCTCGCCCCTGACCACCGGCGACGGCGCGATCATGGTTGCCGATGCCCATGCCGAAGCCGACCAGATCGCCCGCCTCACCGCCTGGCGCAACACCCGCGATGAAGCGGCGGTGCAGGCCGCGCTGGCGGAGCTGCGCGCGGTCGCCGCCTCGGGTGCCAATGTGATGCCTGCGTCGATCAAAGCGGCCAAGGCGGGCGCGACCACCGGCGAATGGGGACTGGTGGTGCGCCAGGCCTTTGGCGAATACCGCGCCCCCACCGGCGTGTCGCGCAACCCGTCGAACCGCACCGAAGGGCTGCAAGAGATCCGCGCCGCCGTCGACGCGGTCAGCACCCAGCTGGGCCGCCGGTTGAAATTCGTCGTCGGCAAGCCGGGGCTGGACGGCCATTCCAACGGTGCCGAACAGATCGCCGCCCGCGCCCGCGATTGCGGCATGGACATCCACTACGAGGGCATCCGCCTGACCCCCGCCGAAATCGTCGCGGCGGCACTGGAACAAGAGGCGCATGTGGTCGGGCTGTCGATCCTCTCGGGCAGCCATGTCCCGCTTGTCGCTGAACTGATGGAGCGTATGCGCGCGGCCGATCTGGGCGATGTGCCGGTGGTCGTCGGCGGCATCATCCCCGAAAACGATGCCACCGCCCTGCGCGCCATGGGCGTCGCCGCCGTCTATACGCCCAAGGATTTCGAGCTGAACCGGATCATGATGGACATCGTCGGCCTCGTCGCCGACCACCCGGTGGCCGCGCAGTAAATAGGGGCCGGCGTCCGCGACAAACGGCGCAAAGGGGGCCTTGCCCCCTCTTCGGCGCTGCCGAATTCACCCCCCAGGATATTTAAGGACAGATGATGGGGCGTTTACGCTTTGTTAACTGTGCATCATCTGTCCACAAATATCCCGGGGGTGAATGGCCCGGAACGGGCCAGAGGGGCTGGCCCCCTCAACCGTACACAAGGGAACGAGCCCGCAGGGCTCTCCGCAGGGTCACCGGTCCGTTGTTTCCCTTGCCCTGAAAGCGTGCACCGCATAAACAGCTAAGGCTGAAAAATGGTTGGCCGGTACGGTTACCCCGGCCCCCGCATGGCGGGATTTAGTCGTTTCGAACCCCCAGCACCGACCCGATCCCGGGGGTGCTGTCGCGTCTGCGCTGCGTGCCCCTTCCTCTGCAAAGGAGCTGCAATGCAGTCCAGAAAAGTTATCCTACTCGCTCAGGTGTTCATCTCGGGCCTGATGGCCTTCTCGATGAGTGGCATCATGGGGTTCCTGCACACCGGCAACGCGCCCGATTTTATCAAGATCTGGCTCAGCGCGTTTATCACCGCCTGGCCGATTGCCTTTGTGCTGTCGCTGGGCGTCAGTCCGCTGGCCTTCTGGATGGCCGGGCGTTTGGCCAAACCCCGGCACCGCGCGCAGGGCTGACAGCAAAAAGGGCGCATCCCGCAGGATGCGCCCCGTTTCGTTCCGTCAAAGCCTTCAGGCTGCCGACGCGTCCACCAACTGGCTGGCCTCACTGGCCCGCGCGATCTCGATCCGGCGCGGTTTGAGCGCCTCGGGGATCTCGCGCACAAGGTCGATGTGCAGCATACCGTCGGCATGCGTCGCACCCGTCACGCGCACATGGTCGGCCAGATGGAAGCGGCGCTCGAACGCGCGGGTGGCGATGCCGCGATGCAGATAGCTGCGCTCGGCAGTGTCTTCGCCTTTGCGCCCGGCGACGGTCAGGCCGTTCTCTTTCATCTCGACGCTCAGCTCATCAGCCGCGAACCCGGCGACGGCGATCGAGATGCGGTAAGCGTTCTCATCGGTCTTTTCGATGTTGTAGGGCGGGTAGGTCGGCTGCACGGGTTCGGCAGCCAGAACACGGTCCATCAGATCGGCCATCTGGTCAAAACCGACCGAGGCACGAAACAGGGGGGTCCGGTCAAAAGCACGCATGGGAGTCATCCTTTGATAAGCGATGTCAGAGTGTTGCCCGCCGGTCTGCCGGCCGGGCGTCAAGATACCGAACCCCGTCTGGGCGTCCGGTATCCCTGATGTGGGAAGAGGTTTGCGGCGTTTCAAGAGGCCGCGATGCGCGCGTTACGGCCGCACGAACCGCGCCGTTTCCCGCGCACCCTGCGGGCCTTGCGCCGTGCCGCTGGCATCCAATGTGCCCTGCAGCGCGCGCACGCGGCGGTCCAGTTGCATGCCCAGCGACATCGGCGTGTCGCGCCCCTCGACGCGGGCCGAGATCAACGACACAATCCGCATCTCGCCCGCCTCTTCGGCAAAAACCGGCGCGCCCGAGGAACCGAAGTCGATGTCGCA
This window contains:
- a CDS encoding Hsp20 family protein, which codes for MRAFDRTPLFRASVGFDQMADLMDRVLAAEPVQPTYPPYNIEKTDENAYRISIAVAGFAADELSVEMKENGLTVAGRKGEDTAERSYLHRGIATRAFERRFHLADHVRVTGATHADGMLHIDLVREIPEALKPRRIEIARASEASQLVDASAA
- a CDS encoding DUF2798 domain-containing protein, translating into MQSRKVILLAQVFISGLMAFSMSGIMGFLHTGNAPDFIKIWLSAFITAWPIAFVLSLGVSPLAFWMAGRLAKPRHRAQG
- a CDS encoding protein meaA, with translation MTQTPKDKPWLFRTYAGHSTATASNELYRTNLSKGQTGLSVAFDLPTQTGYDSDHELARGEVGKVGVPVSHLGDMRMLFDQIPLEQMNTSMTINATAPWLLALYIAVAEEQGADVSQLQGTVQNDIIKEYLSRGTYICPPKPSLRMITDVAAYTREHLPKWNPMNVCSYHLQEAGATPEQELAFALATACAVLDDLEGKVPAEHFPEMVGRISFFVNAGIRFVTELCKMRAFTELWDELCLERYGVEDARYRRFRYGVQVNSLGLTEQQPENNVYRILIEALAVTLSKNARARAVQLPAWNEALGLPRKWDQQWSLRMQQILAYETDLLEYGDLFDGNPVVAAKVAALKDGARAELALIDGMGGAVQAIEYMKGRLVDANAERIARIESSETTVVGVNRFTTTEPSPLTTGDGAIMVADAHAEADQIARLTAWRNTRDEAAVQAALAELRAVAASGANVMPASIKAAKAGATTGEWGLVVRQAFGEYRAPTGVSRNPSNRTEGLQEIRAAVDAVSTQLGRRLKFVVGKPGLDGHSNGAEQIAARARDCGMDIHYEGIRLTPAEIVAAALEQEAHVVGLSILSGSHVPLVAELMERMRAADLGDVPVVVGGIIPENDATALRAMGVAAVYTPKDFELNRIMMDIVGLVADHPVAAQ